ATGAAGACTTTAATAATCGGAGGAAGCGCAACTGGAATGGGTGTTGCTGCAAGATTAAGAAGAAATGATATGAATATGGATATAACAGTTATTCAAGATAAAGATTATGTTTCTTTAGGTGCTTGTGGACTTCCATATTTTGTTGCAAACAATTTTGAAGAAAAGAATACTTTAATAGCAAGAGAAAAAGAAAAATTTGAAGAATCTAATATTAAAATAATTTCAAATTCAAAAGTTGAATCAGTTAATTTTAAAGAGAATAAAGTTTTTTATAAAGATAATTATGAAACTTATGATAAGTTAGTAATAGCAGTTGGAGCAAAACCTATAAGGCCAAATATTAAGGGCATTGAAGGAGAAAATATTTTTGTTCTAACAACATTAGAAGATGGAGTATTATTGAAAGATAAAATGAACAATGATAACAGCATAAAAAAAGTTGCTATTATTGGTGCTGGATTTATTGGTCTAGAAATGTGTGAATCACTTTCTGAATTAAAAAAGGATGTTTATTTGCTTGAAATGGAAGAAAAAATTATGCAACGAGCTTTTGATTCAGAAATTTCAGAATTAATTGAAAATAAATTAGAAGAAAAGAAAATAAACACTTTATTAGGTGAACAACTAATAGAAATTAAATTAAAAAATAATAAAGTTAATTCTATTTTATTGAAAAGTGGAAAAGAAATTGAAGTTGATGCTGTATTACTTTCTGTTGGCTTTCAACCAAATACACAATTTTTGAAAGATAGTGGATTAGAAATGAATGAAAGAGGAACGATAATTGTTAACACCAAAGGAGAAACAAATATTGAACATGTTTACTCTGCAGGAGATTGTGCAGTTTCAAAAAATTTCATTAATCAAGAGGACATTTATTCTCCACTTGCAACAATTGCAAGTAAGTTTTCAAAAGTTATAGCTGATAATATAGCAGGAAAACAAGTTGAATTTGTTGGTTCAATTCAAAGTGCAATATTAAGACTATTTGATCTAGAAATTGCCAGAACAGGACTTACAGAACAAATCGCAGTCAATAAAGGAATTAAAGTTAAATCTACATTTATAAAAGATAAAGATCACACAAACTATACTCCAAATCAAAAAGATTTGTATTTAAAATTAATAATCAATGAGGATACAAAAGAAATTATTGGAGCGCAAATGGCAGGAAGTAATAATTCAATTTTAAGAATTTATGCATTAGCTGCATTAATTTGACAAAAAGCAAAAATAGACAATGCTTTAGAACAAATTGATTTACCTTATGCTCCACCATTTTCAAGATCTGTTGATATCATTCACATTGCTTTATCAAAATTAAACAAATAAAAGGAGAAAAAATTATGTTATTCTTAGCAGAAGAAAAAGGACACAATTTGCTTAGAGATTTTCTAGCAATTAGTACCTGACAATCACTTACTGCAATAATTATATTTATTTCATTACAAATAGGATTATGATTCTTTTTGAAAAAATATAAATTTGCGTTTATGTACAGAGTTATTTTAGGTATGTCAATTGGTTTAATATTTGGAATTATATTACAATCAATTATTGGATTTCCTGGTTCTGATTCATTTGAAGAAATATCAAAACCAGAAAATAAATTCTATTGAATATATGAATTAAATATTTGAGCATCATTCTTTAAAAATATATTCATTAATGGTGTTTATTTATTAACAGTTCCTATTGTATTTATTGCAATATTTAAAATCACTTCTAAACCAGGAGAAACTGGTTTAGGAAGAATTACTGTAAAAGGAATTATATTATTATTATTTAACGTTGCAATTATGTTTACAATTACATTCTTTTTAGGATTATTATTTAAAGTTGGATTGGGATTTGAATTAAGTTCAGATTCATCTGTAACTGGAAAGGATAATGTTCCTCTACCTCAAATTATTTGAGATTATATTCCAAATAATTTTGTTGGAGCTTTAGCAAAAAATTCAATTATACCTGTAATGGTAGTTGGAGCTTTGGCGGGTGGAAGTGTTAAAATACTTTCAAAAAGAAAACATGTTGAAATGGAAGCTATCAGAAAAGCTATGAATACAGGATGAGATGTTATAATGTCAATTTTAATGACATTTATGAAAATTATGCCTTTAGCTGTTATGTCTATGATTACTGTTTCAATAACTTCAAGACCAATTGGTTCACTTGTATCAATTGGTAAAGTAATTGGAGTAGGTTATTTAGGTGTTGTTATTGCTCTTGGATTATTAACATTTGAAATTTTCTTAAGTGGAATAAGACCAGGAGCTTGATGAAAAAAAGCATGAAAACCTTTAGTGCAAGGATTTTCAACGCAATCATCTAATGCATCATTGCCAATTGCTATGGACACATTAACTCAAGAAATGAAAGTTAATGGAAAAGCATCAAATACTATTCAACCAATTTCAACAACAATGGGATTAATTGCTTGTGCTGGGGTTCAATCTGGATTAGCAACAAGTATTTTATGAACAGGAACTGAAACTGGAAGTGCTGTTCATAATATGGGATTATTTACATTCTTTATTATGGCATTATTTGTTACTATTATTGCTTCACTTGGAATTGCAGGAGTTCCAGGAACTGCAACAGTAGTTACTGTGGGAGTTTTAGGTGGTATTGGATTTGGTGGATATGCTGGAAGTGTATTACAAGTTATAGCACCTTTAGATGGATTATTCGATATGGGAAGAACCGGAGCCAACGTTGTTGGAGGAGTTGCTGTTGCAACTATTGTAGGAAAGTCAGAAGGACTAATTGAAGAGGGATCAGATCTTTTAAGTGAAAAAGGTATTGCTCATCAAAAAGTAATTTTAGAAAATAAAAAAAATAAAGATGATTATTTAAATACTATTAATTCCTTAAAATCTTCAGCTTTAAAAGAATTAAAAAACAAGGAATTAACTACAGAGCAGAGAAAAGATATTAATAATAAATTAAAATCAGATATTAAAAAAGAAAAAGATACTTTTAAAAGTAAAAAATAATACTAGTGTTGATAATTCGAGTTGATTTATAAATTAATTTGAATTTCCGCAACAGATGTTAATTATTTTCAATAAGTATATTTATTGTTAAAACAAAAAGTACTGAATATAAAAAAATTGCATAAAAGCAATTTTTTTTATATTCCCCAACGATATTAATAGTGGGAGGAATTAAAATAATGAATAATGTAACTATAATCGGACAAATAGAGGGAAATCCTCAGGTAGTTTTTGACTCAAAAGATGGAGGTAAAAAACTTTATAAAATTACTTTAAAAGTACCAAGACAATACAAAACTAAAAATGGAGAAAAGATTGAAGATTTTATTAATGTGAAGGTTTGATCGAATGTTCTAGGAGATGAATATGAATATTTTGATCAATCTTATATAGGGATTGAAGGTAGATTAGTTTCTTTTGGAAATGCAGAAAATAATAAATATGGAAATGAGCTTGTTGCAAATAAAGTGGTTCAATTAAATTAATGGAAAATGTTTTATTATATTTTTCAATAAAATATAAAGGTAACTGAGATAAAATTTATCATGCTTTGGATATAAAAGAAAAAATAACACATAAAGATTTAGAAGAAATAAGTAATAAAATTAATTGTAAATTTATTACTATTTTAAATCCTTTGTATCCTAATTATTTAAAAAATACTCATAAACCACCATTTGTAATCTTTTACAAAGGGGATATAACACTTCTTTCAAAATATCATAAAACTATTGCATTTATTGGGGGAGAAGAAGTTAATGAATATGGAATAAAAAATATAGATAGTTTAATGAGTGATTTAAATGAAGAAAAAATAATATTTTCTACTATTCAAAACATTGGAGTTAATACGGAAGTATTAGATAATGCAAACAATAATGGATATAAAATAGTAAAAATATTAAATCAAAGTATGAAAGATTATTTAAAAAAAACAATTGAGTTACCAGAACGAGAAAACTTACTTGCAATTAGTGAAATATATGAAAATGATACTATTAATTTTGAAAATAATGATTACTCAAATAGACTATTGTGTGGAATTTCAAAAGCAATTGTATTTGTGCAATTTAAAGGAAATGATCCGGTTAACAAATTGTTCACTTTCTCTGTAAATGAAGGTAAGGATATATTTGCTATACCAGATACAACATTTTCTAAGAGCGGAACTAATAAATTAATAAAAAATGGTGCCAAATTAATAGAATTTGCAAAAGATATATTAAATGAAATTTAATAATGATATAATTTTTTTGTGATAGAGATATCACGCTTGTAAGGCTTAAGCCTAAAAACTAAGTATAAATTAAACTAATCATTTTATTCCCGACACACAAATGATAAGAGTAATTTTAATTTAAGAGAGATTTTATCTCTCTTTTTTTTATTTTAATTATGTTTTTAATGTATAATTGGTTAAGATATTTTAAAGAAAAAAGGTGAGAATAAATGTCTAACGAGATCAAAATGGATAATACACAAGAAGTTAATCTAAAAAATGATAATAAAAATACTACCCCTGAATTTAAAACAAAAAGAAGTGGAAAAGCTTTTTTATCAATTATTTTTCATTACTTAAAAAGACACCCAATAGTTGGGATATTTTTAGTTTTATTAACATTGGCTTCATCAGCTACAAGTGTTTTAAGTCCTAAAATTATACAAAATATTATGACAATTTTAATGGCCCCAGCAGCACATAAATTAGGACAAGATACAATGGGAGCATTTCAATTGTCAACAGGTGAATGAGCAACTTCATTATTTGGATTTGCTTTAACATGACAACATTGAATATATGTTCAATTAATTTTATTTGCTTGTCTTGCAATATTTACGTTTGCATCAAACTATATAGCAGGAATTATGGGTAAAAATATTGAAATTGAATTAAGAAACAAGACTTTAGAAAGACTTGTAAAACAAGATATGAGTTATTATTCAGATAAAAAAATTGGAGAAATTTTAACTAAAATAGTATCTGATACTCAAATTATTGGAGATCAAGCACAACAAATACCAGTAACAATGATGGGAGCAGCATTTACATTCTTTGGTGCTCTAATAATGATGTTTACAATTAATATTTATTTAACTGTAGTGGTTATAATAACAATGGCAATAATAGTTACATCAATTTTTTCAACATTTGGAATTGTTAAAAAATCTGCATTTAAAACAAGAGATTCAATTACAGCAATAAATGGAGATGTAACTGATAGAATTGCAACTGTAAGATTAATTAAAGCTTCAGGAACAGAAAATTATGAAACTGAAAGATTTAAAGAAATTCATAAAGATTACTTTAAAAAATCAAGCAGTTTAATTAAATTACAATCAACAGTTATTACTGTTTTAGTAGCTGGAGTAAGTTCAATTCAAATGATTATTGTAATTGCAGCAGCAATTAAATGACATAATGATCCAGCCACTTTATCAATAGTTTTAACATCATTCATTTCATCTGTTGGAACAATGGTTGGACCAATTATGCAAGTTGCTAGATTACAAGCTGGATTAATTCAAGCTTCTACTTCTGCTGTAAGAATTGATGAAATTCTAAGTGCAAAATCAAAAATTGATCCTCATTATAATCCAGAAGAAGGAATTCATATTGATAACATTGATAAATCAATTATTTTTAAAGATGTTGAATTTAGATATCCTGAAAAACCAGAAAAAGTTATTATTCCAGAATTTTCATTTACATTTGAACATGGAAAATCATATGCATTTGTTGGTGAAACAGGTAGTGGTAAATCAACAATAGCAAGACTATTATTAAGATTCTATGATCCTTATAAAGGTCAAGTATTAATAAATGAAACAAATGATTTGAAAGATGTAAATTTAGCAAGTTATTTAGATAAAGTGGGTTATGTTGAACAAGAACCTCAAATTTTATTTGGAGATGTTTTAGATAATATTAAATATGGTAGATTTAATGCAACAGATGAAGAAGCAATTGAAGCTGCAAAATTAGCAGAATTACATGAATTAGTTATGACTTGACCAGATGGATATAAAACAATTCTTGGTGAAAGAGGATTTATGTTATCTGGTGGACAAAAACAAAGACTTGTTATTGCAAGAATGTTCTTAAAAGACCCTCAATTGTTAATTTTAGATGAAGCAACAAGTGCTTTAGATAATATTGTTGAAAAAGAAATTCAAGCAAAATTAGATTCATTGATGAAAGGTAGAACAACTGTTACTATCGCTCATAGATTAAGTACAATTAAAAATGTAGATACAATAATTGTATTGGCTCCTGAAAAAGGAATTGCTCAGGTAGGTACTTTTAATGAACTTAAAAATAAAGAAGGTCACTTTAAAAAACTATATGATGCAGGACTAATGGGATAAAACAAGATTTAAATCTTGTTTTTTTATTTTACTTAATTAAAAATCTTTTAGAATATCTAAATTATTTTTAATTAAAGCATTTAAGAATATTAGATTTTTATTTAATGTATTATCTTGGAAGGTGCTTATTTTTGAAATAGATAGGAATAGACAGTATGACAAATAATAATCAAATCAAAGAAATCAAATCAAAAATAAATGAAAAGGAACCTTTAATTGAAATTTTGAATATATCAAAAGTCTATAAAAATAAAAAGGCATTAGATGATGTTAGTTTAATAATTAATCCAGGAGATAGAATTGGTGTGATTGGCCCTAATGGAGGGGGTAAATCTACAATTAGTGAAATTATTGGAGGAATTAGAAAGCCAACTACTGGAAAAATTATAAGACAAGAAAATATGACAATTGGCTTACAATTTCAAGAATCTAAATATCCAATTGGTATAACAGTTTTAGACATGATTAAATATTATTTGGAAACTTTTAATATTCCCATGACTGAAAAAGAACTTACAGAAATTTTAAGAAAATTTCAAATTGATAATTTTAAAAATAAATTTTTAGAAGGTTTAAGTGGTGGTCAACAACAAAGAGTAAATATTCTTTTAAGTTTAATTCATAATCCAGATTTAGTAATATTTGATGAAATATCAACGGGATTAGACATTGAAGTTAGAAGTGAAATCTTTGATACAATTAAAGAAAATGTTGTAAATAAGAATAAAGCTATGATTTTAGTAACTCATATGATGAGTGAAATTGAAGAGCTATGTGATAAATATATTTATATCCACAATGGAAAAATCAGAGAACAAGGTTTAGTAAAAGATTTAGTAAAAAATTATGGATCAGTTCATAACTTCACTTGAAAAAAATTCAAGGAAGAAAAAGTTGGAGATTTAAGAAAACAAGCAGAAGAATCTGATAATAAAAATAAAAATAAACTAGATAAAATTATAAATAGTGAAAAAAATAAAGGAAAAAATATTCCTTTAATCAAACTGCTTTTAAAATATTATTATAAAGGATTTGCAGTACCTTTCTTTTTATTCTTTTTTCCTCTAATTCTTTTATTTTTAGAGGGTTTTGCATTTAAAAGTATGGATAAAGAAGGTATATTTTTACATAATATTGTTGGGTCGCTTGCAATAATGCAAATAATATCTGTTGGAATATTTATTATTCCTCAAACTATATTGGAATTTAAAAATAGTGTTCTTATGAAAAGAATTGGTGCAACTAATATAAAACCATTCTTCTTTATATTAACTGTAGTTATAATGGGTATATTTTTTATGCTAGTTGGTTTTTTATGAACTTTACTTTGAGCGGGAATAATGTTTGGAGGGGACTTGGGATGATCAACAATATCATTGCCAGTTCAAATAGGTGCTTCAATTCCTTTCCTATTATTAACATTAGTTCAATCAATTTCATTGGGTATGTTACTTGCAAGTGTTTTTAGATCAACAACTGCTTATATTGCAGTTTCAAACATTTTATATATGCCAATAGCATTTTTAGGAGGTTCATTTATTCCTATAAATGTTATTATGGATAGTCCAATATTAAAATATGCTACATATATTAATATATTTAAATATTCAACAGAGCCTTTTAATAATGCTTGAGCTGGAAAATTTGTATTTAATGCAACTACTGGAATTTACTTGTCAATTTCATTAGCTCTAATTACTACATTTACAGTTACTTCATCATTCAAACTAAAATGAGAGTCATAAAATAATTCAAAGTGCACAATATAAATTGCGCACTTTCTTTTTATTGATTATTTTTTGTTATAATTAAGCAATGGAAAAAATAGTTAATATAATTGGAGCAGGTCTTTCAGGATGTGAAGCTGCTTATCAATTAGCAAAAAGAAATATCAAAGTTAAATTATATGAGAAAAAAACAATTGAAAGGAATCCAGTTCAAAAATTAGATTATTTTGCAGAATTAGTTTGTTCAAATACCTTAAGATCAACTGATTTTAAAAATGCGGTAGGAACTTTGAAAGATGAAATGAGACTTTTTGATTCTTTGATTATTAAAGCTGCAGAGTTTGCACAAATACCTGCTGGAGGAAGTTTGGCAGTAGATAGAGATGTATTTTCGAAATATATTACAGATAAAATGCATGAAAATAAAAATATTGAAGTCATAGAGCAAGAATTTAAGGAAATAGATCCTAATCAAATTACTTTAATAGCTTCTGGGCCTTTAACTAGTGAGGATTTACAAACTGAAATTGCAAAACTAATTGGTCAAGATTATTTTTATTTTTTTGATGCAGTTGCACCAATAATTACAAAAGATTCTATTAATATGGAAATTGCTTTTAGAAAAAATAGATATGAGAAGGGTGAAACTCAAGATTATATAAATTGCCCAATGAACAGAGAAGAATATGAGTTATTTTATAATGAACTTGTAAATGCTCAATTAGCTCCTGTTCATTTAGAATCGGAAAAAAATTTAAAATATTTTGAAGGATGTATGCCAGTTGAAGTAATGGCAAAAAGAGGATTTGATACTTTAACATATGGTCCACTTAAACCAGCAGGTTTAAGAAATTTAGATGGAACTAATAATTTTGCAGTTGTTCAATTAAGACAAGATAATGCAGCAGATGATTTATATAATTTTGTTGGTTTTCAAACAAATTTAACATGACCAGAACAAAAAAGAGTTTTTAGATTAATTCCTGGACTTGAAAACGCTGAATTTGTAAGATATGGAGTTATGCATCAAAATAATTTTATAAATTCACCAACAGTTTTAAATGAGTTCAATCAACTAAAAACTAATAACAATATATTTTTTGCAGGTCAAATTACTGGAGTTGAAGGATATGTTGAATCAACTTCTTCAGGAATAATTGCAGCTATAAATATTGCAAGAATGTTAGAAGGAAAAGAACTTCAAAAATTCCCAAAAGATACTGTAATGGGTGGTTTACAAAATTATATAATTTCAACTGATTCAAAAAACTTTCAACCAATGAAGGCAAATTGAAGTATTGTTGAAAATTTAGAAATTAAGTCTAAAATAAGAAAAGAAGAAAAAAAGGAACTTTATTCAAAAAGATCTATAAACTCAATGAATGAATTTATAAAAAAACTTTAATAATTAAAGAAAGGCAACTATGAGAGAAATAGATAAACAAAGTATTTTTTGATATGGTTTGCACAATCTTGTGCAAGAAAATGCTCAATTAAAATATTATATTACTACTCAAAAGGAACTAATCTATAATTTGTATCCAGTAGTTTATTTAGGAGTAATTCAATATTCTTTATATAGAGGAATTGTACTTACAGAAATACCACTTGAAGATAGCAATTTATATACAGACTATATTTTAGAAAGATATGATGAAATATATAAAATTAGATATAGATTCGTAAAAGAAAAACCTAAAAAAGCTAACTTAAAAGATGAAGAAACATATGAACTTTGTAAAGAAATAATTTCAAATTTATTACTTCCATATATAAATGAATATTGTTTTAGAAGTTATGATATGTGAAAAAATTTATCTCAAGCTTATATAAGAGAGTGCGTTATAAATTATGAATATGATATTAATCATAAATCAGATGATGGAAGAATAAAAACTTCACTTTTATATCCATTTGTATTTACATTAAGTCTTATAGTTGTTCAAGAAAAGCAAGGTTTATATCAAAGAGTTGAAAAGTGTTATCAAAAAGAAGTACTTTTAAGAAAATTTAATTCAGGAAGAGAATGAAGAGAAAAAGAATTAGATTATTTAAACGAGACTTATGAACTTATACAAAATGATGAAGAATGGTTATTATTTTTAAGTAATTTCTCTTCATCAAAATGAGATAACTTTGATATGAAAGAAAGATTTAAAGCTTTATTTCAATTAGCAAAATTAACTACTATTCTTATGAAAGATGAAATTAGTGCAGTGACTATGTTAGATGATGGAGAAGAACTTTTTGATCAAGTTAAAAATTACTTACCTCTATTTATCTATCATGATAAAATTTTAAATGAAAAAAATGAATTAAAAAGGGATATCAAAAAATCTCAAATTAAAATTTTATCACCATTTGCAAATCAGAATATAAATATTGAAGTATTAATACCTTATATAATTTCAAAGAAAGATAGATTTGTTGAATACAGCCAAGAATCATTGTTTAAAACATCAGAAATAATATATACTGTTCTTGCAAAATTAAGATTAGTATTGCTAATACACGAATATTTACCAAATTTAATTGATTCAAGAATTTATCCAAATAAAAAATTATATGTAGAAGTATTGAATTTATTTGAAGAAATAAAAGAGGGTAAATTTAAAAGAAAGTTAGATGTTGAAAATTTATTAGAATCTGACTTCTTAATTTCAGAAGATGAAATTAATGAAATTATTGAAAATGAATATACAAATATAGATGATTTTTATAATAAAGCTTGTTTTTATAAAGTTGGTAGAATCATGAGTTTACTTTTAGGAGTTGAGAATACAACAGCTAAAAAAATGAATTATGATTTATCTGAACTATTTAAAAATATAATTATAATATTGGGACCTCATCCTTTAGATCATACTGTTCAAACAACAGAAACATTAAAAAAACTTTATTCATCATTCGAATTAATGTGTAATGATTATGAGAAATTAATGAATAAAGATATAACAAAATCTAAACAATATATTTCTAATTTGGAATTACCTCTAAAACTTTTAAGATGAAAAAAATAGTAAAAATGTAGTAATATAGATAAAAATTTGCTATTATTATTTTGTCTTATTTTGCCCACGTAGCTCAGTAGGATAGAGCATGCGCCTTCTAAGCGTAGGGTCAGAAGTTCGAATCTTCTCGTGGGCGCCATTATGAATATACATACTAGTTTAACTAGTATTTTTTTTATTTTTTTTGTAAAATAAGTACGTTGACAATTCAGAAGGAATAAATTATGGAATTAAAATATAAATCAAAAATATCAGATATTAAAAAGTATGACATTATTGCAAAAGTTTATTTAAGTTATTATGTTGATCCTATTTATAATGAAATTACTCAAAATCAAACAGAAAATCATGAAGTTTTGACTTTTAAAAATCATCCAAGTTCAATTATTAAATCTAATTGAAATTATGAATTTGAAAATCTTGATGAAGTAAAAGAATTTAAACCAAAGTTTTTAACTAATTTTACAACTAAAGAATATAAAAATATGGAACTTACAAATGGCATAGAATTTAAAACAAATTATAAATTTATGGCTTTGGATTTGAATGAAAAAGA
This sequence is a window from Spiroplasma diminutum CUAS-1. Protein-coding genes within it:
- a CDS encoding CoA-disulfide reductase, which produces MKTLIIGGSATGMGVAARLRRNDMNMDITVIQDKDYVSLGACGLPYFVANNFEEKNTLIAREKEKFEESNIKIISNSKVESVNFKENKVFYKDNYETYDKLVIAVGAKPIRPNIKGIEGENIFVLTTLEDGVLLKDKMNNDNSIKKVAIIGAGFIGLEMCESLSELKKDVYLLEMEEKIMQRAFDSEISELIENKLEEKKINTLLGEQLIEIKLKNNKVNSILLKSGKEIEVDAVLLSVGFQPNTQFLKDSGLEMNERGTIIVNTKGETNIEHVYSAGDCAVSKNFINQEDIYSPLATIASKFSKVIADNIAGKQVEFVGSIQSAILRLFDLEIARTGLTEQIAVNKGIKVKSTFIKDKDHTNYTPNQKDLYLKLIINEDTKEIIGAQMAGSNNSILRIYALAALIWQKAKIDNALEQIDLPYAPPFSRSVDIIHIALSKLNK
- a CDS encoding dicarboxylate/amino acid:cation symporter gives rise to the protein MLFLAEEKGHNLLRDFLAISTWQSLTAIIIFISLQIGLWFFLKKYKFAFMYRVILGMSIGLIFGIILQSIIGFPGSDSFEEISKPENKFYWIYELNIWASFFKNIFINGVYLLTVPIVFIAIFKITSKPGETGLGRITVKGIILLLFNVAIMFTITFFLGLLFKVGLGFELSSDSSVTGKDNVPLPQIIWDYIPNNFVGALAKNSIIPVMVVGALAGGSVKILSKRKHVEMEAIRKAMNTGWDVIMSILMTFMKIMPLAVMSMITVSITSRPIGSLVSIGKVIGVGYLGVVIALGLLTFEIFLSGIRPGAWWKKAWKPLVQGFSTQSSNASLPIAMDTLTQEMKVNGKASNTIQPISTTMGLIACAGVQSGLATSILWTGTETGSAVHNMGLFTFFIMALFVTIIASLGIAGVPGTATVVTVGVLGGIGFGGYAGSVLQVIAPLDGLFDMGRTGANVVGGVAVATIVGKSEGLIEEGSDLLSEKGIAHQKVILENKKNKDDYLNTINSLKSSALKELKNKELTTEQRKDINNKLKSDIKKEKDTFKSKK
- a CDS encoding single-stranded DNA-binding protein — encoded protein: MNNVTIIGQIEGNPQVVFDSKDGGKKLYKITLKVPRQYKTKNGEKIEDFINVKVWSNVLGDEYEYFDQSYIGIEGRLVSFGNAENNKYGNELVANKVVQLN
- a CDS encoding DNA-processing protein DprA, encoding MENVLLYFSIKYKGNWDKIYHALDIKEKITHKDLEEISNKINCKFITILNPLYPNYLKNTHKPPFVIFYKGDITLLSKYHKTIAFIGGEEVNEYGIKNIDSLMSDLNEEKIIFSTIQNIGVNTEVLDNANNNGYKIVKILNQSMKDYLKKTIELPERENLLAISEIYENDTINFENNDYSNRLLCGISKAIVFVQFKGNDPVNKLFTFSVNEGKDIFAIPDTTFSKSGTNKLIKNGAKLIEFAKDILNEI
- a CDS encoding ABC transporter ATP-binding protein — protein: MSNEIKMDNTQEVNLKNDNKNTTPEFKTKRSGKAFLSIIFHYLKRHPIVGIFLVLLTLASSATSVLSPKIIQNIMTILMAPAAHKLGQDTMGAFQLSTGEWATSLFGFALTWQHWIYVQLILFACLAIFTFASNYIAGIMGKNIEIELRNKTLERLVKQDMSYYSDKKIGEILTKIVSDTQIIGDQAQQIPVTMMGAAFTFFGALIMMFTINIYLTVVVIITMAIIVTSIFSTFGIVKKSAFKTRDSITAINGDVTDRIATVRLIKASGTENYETERFKEIHKDYFKKSSSLIKLQSTVITVLVAGVSSIQMIIVIAAAIKWHNDPATLSIVLTSFISSVGTMVGPIMQVARLQAGLIQASTSAVRIDEILSAKSKIDPHYNPEEGIHIDNIDKSIIFKDVEFRYPEKPEKVIIPEFSFTFEHGKSYAFVGETGSGKSTIARLLLRFYDPYKGQVLINETNDLKDVNLASYLDKVGYVEQEPQILFGDVLDNIKYGRFNATDEEAIEAAKLAELHELVMTWPDGYKTILGERGFMLSGGQKQRLVIARMFLKDPQLLILDEATSALDNIVEKEIQAKLDSLMKGRTTVTIAHRLSTIKNVDTIIVLAPEKGIAQVGTFNELKNKEGHFKKLYDAGLMG
- a CDS encoding ABC transporter ATP-binding protein/permease; amino-acid sequence: MTNNNQIKEIKSKINEKEPLIEILNISKVYKNKKALDDVSLIINPGDRIGVIGPNGGGKSTISEIIGGIRKPTTGKIIRQENMTIGLQFQESKYPIGITVLDMIKYYLETFNIPMTEKELTEILRKFQIDNFKNKFLEGLSGGQQQRVNILLSLIHNPDLVIFDEISTGLDIEVRSEIFDTIKENVVNKNKAMILVTHMMSEIEELCDKYIYIHNGKIREQGLVKDLVKNYGSVHNFTWKKFKEEKVGDLRKQAEESDNKNKNKLDKIINSEKNKGKNIPLIKLLLKYYYKGFAVPFFLFFFPLILLFLEGFAFKSMDKEGIFLHNIVGSLAIMQIISVGIFIIPQTILEFKNSVLMKRIGATNIKPFFFILTVVIMGIFFMLVGFLWTLLWAGIMFGGDLGWSTISLPVQIGASIPFLLLTLVQSISLGMLLASVFRSTTAYIAVSNILYMPIAFLGGSFIPINVIMDSPILKYATYINIFKYSTEPFNNAWAGKFVFNATTGIYLSISLALITTFTVTSSFKLKWES
- the trmFO gene encoding methylenetetrahydrofolate--tRNA-(uracil(54)-C(5))-methyltransferase (FADH(2)-oxidizing) TrmFO yields the protein MEKIVNIIGAGLSGCEAAYQLAKRNIKVKLYEKKTIERNPVQKLDYFAELVCSNTLRSTDFKNAVGTLKDEMRLFDSLIIKAAEFAQIPAGGSLAVDRDVFSKYITDKMHENKNIEVIEQEFKEIDPNQITLIASGPLTSEDLQTEIAKLIGQDYFYFFDAVAPIITKDSINMEIAFRKNRYEKGETQDYINCPMNREEYELFYNELVNAQLAPVHLESEKNLKYFEGCMPVEVMAKRGFDTLTYGPLKPAGLRNLDGTNNFAVVQLRQDNAADDLYNFVGFQTNLTWPEQKRVFRLIPGLENAEFVRYGVMHQNNFINSPTVLNEFNQLKTNNNIFFAGQITGVEGYVESTSSGIIAAINIARMLEGKELQKFPKDTVMGGLQNYIISTDSKNFQPMKANWSIVENLEIKSKIRKEEKKELYSKRSINSMNEFIKKL